In Trichoplusia ni isolate ovarian cell line Hi5 chromosome 7, tn1, whole genome shotgun sequence, a single genomic region encodes these proteins:
- the LOC113495601 gene encoding uncharacterized protein F54F2.2-like isoform X10 produces the protein MIVDTTYLYVHLFRLFPQGCKQQFHVTCAQGLGLLCEEAGNYLDNVKYCGYCQHHYSKLFTNHDVTIIAKKKGGNVKTIPPYKPVSHDSQSSDSSCEKEGEASCSNASGGVTPTHAGKSKGPGRKSSSSTSHVVLGKNTPNSSKPLDLMLNEAAAESGHATRKHKSSEKNKKKPSPSRRGSSAGDGGSGSKSSTPAPSPQHTTDSNSAQMAKASGSSTPAGPSKATPPPVASPSANKTVEPVGVISSVAQAVASVSTITTVPTSAPSAPATPAPAPPTAYQESVITNTEFVETKQTKKRKAVSAANNMNTPVDYTSTTPPTGAGEGTSQSSAAWEAAHAPADVQLDSVDKVIKKVKTEGPEGIPVPTSHFASVSAAPPLPPPPPAHSPASNPSPRHLPSPMPGPSGINHVSNIRSPSNPPQGKGDREGPASLLVSVPLPSTSHGLNLTAHSQVPLPEMPGPSSSHIFHQPQKQAAMDTGMPAHSPHVHPGRSWGGLNVAYEHQQDPNKQGNVGVMAGTSKDMSAVNIVPMPPTTVRTKKRAAMATSVVAMANAASSAIQTVTTHSAPNVRRHPQPTPPPIYSETIKDSPPNSPNAERSLQPKMETRLNPSCTAPHMLGNELNPESGAAACLQEQLTAELAAHAAGSAGGDTLIPPPLINKAAPGSSGIVGRSSGAQSLDQLLERQWEQGSQFLMEQAQHFDIASLLSCLHQLRTENVRLEEHVGSLLQRRDHLLAVNARLAIPLTTDMVDGDRCYNSSDVPLRSDDWAARAEPWAARERPANAGPPAAAAGPRYRDRHLGPTPPAYNA, from the exons ATGATTGTCGACACTACGTATCTGTACGTGCACTTATTTCGATTATTTCCTCAAGGTTGCAAGCAACAATTTCACGTGACATGCGCGCAAGGGCTAGGCTTGCTCTGCGAAGAGGCTGGCAACTACCTGGACAACGTAAAATACTGCGGTTACTGCCAACACCATTACAGTAAACTG ttCACCAATCATGATGTCACCATCATCGCCAAG AAAAAAGGCGGTAACGTAAAGACGATCCCGCCGTACAAGCCGGTGTCGCACGACAGTCAGTCGAGCGACTCGAGCTGCGAGAAGGAGGGCGAAGCCTCGTGCTCGAACGCTAGCGGAGGCGTCACGCCCACGCACGCCGGCAAGTCCAAAGGG CCGGGTCGCAAGTCATCATCCAGCACGAGCCACGTTGTGCTAGGCAAGAACACGCCGAATTCTTCTAAGCCTCTGG ACTTAATGTTAAATGAAGCCGCTGCGGAATCCGGACATGCCACTCGCAAACACAAGTCTTCagaaaaaa ATAAGAAGAAGCCGTCTCCTTCTCGCCGCGGGTCGTCGGCCGGTGACGGTGGGTCCGGCAGCAAGAGCAGCACGCCGGCACCCTCGCCGCAACACACAACTGACTCCAACTCCGCTCAGATGGCTAAAG CGTCCGGTAGCTCAACGCCCGCCGGTCCATCGAAGGCAACCCCGCCGCCTGTGGCCTCGCCCAGCGCTAACAAGACAGTGGAACCCGTCGGAGTCATCAGTTCCGTTGCACAAGCCGTGGCTTCTGTCTCAACCATCACAACCGTTCCTACTAG TGCCCCGAGCGCGCCAGCTACACCAGCCCCTGCGCCGCCCACCGCTTACCAAGAGTCTGTGATCACGAACACCGAGTTTGTGGAGACCAAACAAACTAAGAAGAGGAAGGCTGTGTCAGCAGCTAACAACATGAACACGCCCGTCGATTACACATCCACCACTCCACCGACTGGG GCGGGTGAGGGCACTTCACAGAGCAGTGCCGCTTGGGAGGCTGCTCACGCACCGGCTGACGTACAGCTGGATTCCGTtgacaaagttattaaaaag GTCAAAACTGAAGGTCCAGAAGGTATACCTGTACCGACCTCGCACTTTGCTAGTGtgagcgccgcgccgccgctgccgccgccaCCGCCCGCTCACAGCCCAGCTTCGAACCCTAGTCCAAG ACATCTGCCTAGTCCGATGCCGGGGCCAAGCGGAATAAACCATGTCTCCAATATTCGATCTCCGTCGAACCCACCACAG GGCAAAGGCGATCGCGAGGGGCCCGCATCGCTTCTCGTGTCGGTGCCGTTGCCTTCCACCAGCCACGGACTCAACCTCACCGCGCATTCACAG GTGCCGCTGCCAGAAATGCCCGGGCCGTCGTCATCGCATATATTCCACCAGCCACAGAAACAA GCGGCTATGGACACGGGCATGCCAGCACATTCACCGCACGTACATCCCGGTCGCTCTTGGGGAGGTCTCAACGTTGCCTACGAACATCAACAGGATCCCAACAAGCAAGG AAACGTGGGCGTGATGGCTGGTACCAGCAAGGATATGAGTGCTGTGAACATCGTCCCCATGCCGCCGACCACAGTACGGACGAAGAAACGTGCTGCCATGGCCACGTCAGTCGTTGCTATGGCTAATGCTGCATCCTCTGCTATAC AAACGGTGACGACACACAGCGCGCCGAACGTCCGTCGTCATCCGCAGCCGACGCCGCCGCCAATCTACTCCGAGACCATCAAAGATTCCCCTCCTAACTCTCCGA ACGCTGAGAGATCACTGCAGCCAAAGATGGAGACCAG GTTGAATCCGTCGTGCACGGCGCCGCACATGTTGGGCAACGAGTTGAACCCGGAGAGCGGCGCAGCGGCTTGCTTGCAAGAACAGCTGACGGCTGAGCTGGCCGCACACGCCGCTGGGAGCGCGGGAGGCGATACCCTCATTCCGCCGCCGCTGATCAACAAAGCTGCCCCG GGTTCGAGTGGTATTGTGGGGCGCTCGTCCGGCGCCCAGAGCTTGGATCAGCTGCTCGAGAGGCAGTGGGAACAAGGATCACAGTTCTTGATGGAGCAAGCACAGCACTTTGATA TCGCTTCGCTGTTGTCATGTCTCCATCAACTGCGTACCGAGAACGTTCGTCTCGAGGAGCACGTCGGCAGCCTGCTGCAGCGCCGAGATCATTTGCTAGCCGTTAACGCTCGGCTAGCTATACCGCTCACTACTG ACATGGTAGATGGGGACAGATGTTACAATTCAAGTGATGTACCATTGCGCAGTGACGACTGGGCCGCCCGAGCCGAGCCGTGGGCCGCGCGAGAACGGCCCGCAAATGCAGgtccgcccgccgccgccgccggtcCGCGCTACCGAGACCGTCACCTCGGACCGACCCCACCAG CTTATAATGCGTGA
- the LOC113495601 gene encoding nucleolar protein dao-5-like isoform X2, producing the protein MIVDTTYLYVHLFRLFPQGCKQQFHVTCAQGLGLLCEEAGNYLDNVKYCGYCQHHYSKLFTNHDVTIIAKKKGGNVKTIPPYKPVSHDSQSSDSSCEKEGEASCSNASGGVTPTHAGKSKGPGRKSSSSTSHVVLGKNTPNSSKPLDLMLNEAAAESGHATRKHKSSEKNKKKPSPSRRGSSAGDGGSGSKSSTPAPSPQHTTDSNSAQMAKASGSSTPAGPSKATPPPVASPSANKTVEPVGVISSVAQAVASVSTITTVPTSAPSAPATPAPAPPTAYQESVITNTEFVETKQTKKRKAVSAANNMNTPVDYTSTTPPTGAGEGTSQSSAAWEAAHAPADVQLDSVDKVIKKVKTEGPEGIPVPTSHFASVSAAPPLPPPPPAHSPASNPSPRHLPSPMPGPSGINHVSNIRSPSNPPQGKGDREGPASLLVSVPLPSTSHGLNLTAHSQVPLPEMPGPSSSHIFHQPQKQAAMDTGMPAHSPHVHPGRSWGGLNVAYEHQQDPNKQGNVGVMAGTSKDMSAVNIVPMPPTTVRTKKRAAMATSVVAMANAASSAIQTVTTHSAPNVRRHPQPTPPPIYSETIKDSPPNSPNAERSLQPKMETRIRRRKQVFNNLRPNNDTVFASLINGKCNKKKIREKNNQLKIIAGESALDNVLSKAGYDVPEKSPEVTVRGTHERKKPTKTKRQKKKKAETLGVKIKIERIDESVEEKTEVCNQQEATSIINIHHEQLLRDKALEDTNQIHNGSKATSMVEKTAERTVEEENVKERYRECERSKREKVKRLLRQLNPSCTAPHMLGNELNPESGAAACLQEQLTAELAAHAAGSAGGDTLIPPPLINKAAPRHTLYGSSGIVGRSSGAQSLDQLLERQWEQGSQFLMEQAQHFDIASLLSCLHQLRTENVRLEEHVGSLLQRRDHLLAVNARLAIPLTTDMVDGDRCYNSSDVPLRSDDWAARAEPWAARERPANAGPPAAAAGPRYRDRHLGPTPPAYNA; encoded by the exons ATGATTGTCGACACTACGTATCTGTACGTGCACTTATTTCGATTATTTCCTCAAGGTTGCAAGCAACAATTTCACGTGACATGCGCGCAAGGGCTAGGCTTGCTCTGCGAAGAGGCTGGCAACTACCTGGACAACGTAAAATACTGCGGTTACTGCCAACACCATTACAGTAAACTG ttCACCAATCATGATGTCACCATCATCGCCAAG AAAAAAGGCGGTAACGTAAAGACGATCCCGCCGTACAAGCCGGTGTCGCACGACAGTCAGTCGAGCGACTCGAGCTGCGAGAAGGAGGGCGAAGCCTCGTGCTCGAACGCTAGCGGAGGCGTCACGCCCACGCACGCCGGCAAGTCCAAAGGG CCGGGTCGCAAGTCATCATCCAGCACGAGCCACGTTGTGCTAGGCAAGAACACGCCGAATTCTTCTAAGCCTCTGG ACTTAATGTTAAATGAAGCCGCTGCGGAATCCGGACATGCCACTCGCAAACACAAGTCTTCagaaaaaa ATAAGAAGAAGCCGTCTCCTTCTCGCCGCGGGTCGTCGGCCGGTGACGGTGGGTCCGGCAGCAAGAGCAGCACGCCGGCACCCTCGCCGCAACACACAACTGACTCCAACTCCGCTCAGATGGCTAAAG CGTCCGGTAGCTCAACGCCCGCCGGTCCATCGAAGGCAACCCCGCCGCCTGTGGCCTCGCCCAGCGCTAACAAGACAGTGGAACCCGTCGGAGTCATCAGTTCCGTTGCACAAGCCGTGGCTTCTGTCTCAACCATCACAACCGTTCCTACTAG TGCCCCGAGCGCGCCAGCTACACCAGCCCCTGCGCCGCCCACCGCTTACCAAGAGTCTGTGATCACGAACACCGAGTTTGTGGAGACCAAACAAACTAAGAAGAGGAAGGCTGTGTCAGCAGCTAACAACATGAACACGCCCGTCGATTACACATCCACCACTCCACCGACTGGG GCGGGTGAGGGCACTTCACAGAGCAGTGCCGCTTGGGAGGCTGCTCACGCACCGGCTGACGTACAGCTGGATTCCGTtgacaaagttattaaaaag GTCAAAACTGAAGGTCCAGAAGGTATACCTGTACCGACCTCGCACTTTGCTAGTGtgagcgccgcgccgccgctgccgccgccaCCGCCCGCTCACAGCCCAGCTTCGAACCCTAGTCCAAG ACATCTGCCTAGTCCGATGCCGGGGCCAAGCGGAATAAACCATGTCTCCAATATTCGATCTCCGTCGAACCCACCACAG GGCAAAGGCGATCGCGAGGGGCCCGCATCGCTTCTCGTGTCGGTGCCGTTGCCTTCCACCAGCCACGGACTCAACCTCACCGCGCATTCACAG GTGCCGCTGCCAGAAATGCCCGGGCCGTCGTCATCGCATATATTCCACCAGCCACAGAAACAA GCGGCTATGGACACGGGCATGCCAGCACATTCACCGCACGTACATCCCGGTCGCTCTTGGGGAGGTCTCAACGTTGCCTACGAACATCAACAGGATCCCAACAAGCAAGG AAACGTGGGCGTGATGGCTGGTACCAGCAAGGATATGAGTGCTGTGAACATCGTCCCCATGCCGCCGACCACAGTACGGACGAAGAAACGTGCTGCCATGGCCACGTCAGTCGTTGCTATGGCTAATGCTGCATCCTCTGCTATAC AAACGGTGACGACACACAGCGCGCCGAACGTCCGTCGTCATCCGCAGCCGACGCCGCCGCCAATCTACTCCGAGACCATCAAAGATTCCCCTCCTAACTCTCCGA ACGCTGAGAGATCACTGCAGCCAAAGATGGAGACCAG GATAAGGCGTAGGAAGCAGGTATTTAACAACCTTAGACCAAACAACGATACTGTGTTCGCATCATTAATCAATggaaaatgcaataaaaagaaaataagagaGAAGAACAACCAGCTGAAAATAATAGCTGGAGAATCAGCTTTAGACAATGTTCTAAGTAAAGCCGGATATGATGTACCAGAAAAGTCCCCCGAAGTCACTGTTAGAGGAACCCACGAAAGAAAGAAacctacaaaaacaaaacgacagaaaaaaaagaaagctGAGACATTAGGAGTCAAAATAAAGATCGAAAGAATCGATGAATCGGTGGAAGAAAAGACCGAAGTATGTAACCAGCAAGAAGCAACATCTATAATCAATATCCACCACGAACAGCTGCTAAGAGACAAGGCATTAGAAGACACAAACCAAATACACAACGGAAGCAAGGCTACAAGCATGGTCGAAAAAACTGCCGAAAGGACTGTGGAAGAAGAAAACGTAAAAGAAAGATACAGAGAATGCGAACGTTCAAAAAGAGAAAAAGTGAAACGGTTGTTACGCCA GTTGAATCCGTCGTGCACGGCGCCGCACATGTTGGGCAACGAGTTGAACCCGGAGAGCGGCGCAGCGGCTTGCTTGCAAGAACAGCTGACGGCTGAGCTGGCCGCACACGCCGCTGGGAGCGCGGGAGGCGATACCCTCATTCCGCCGCCGCTGATCAACAAAGCTGCCCCG CGGCACACGCTTTAC GGTTCGAGTGGTATTGTGGGGCGCTCGTCCGGCGCCCAGAGCTTGGATCAGCTGCTCGAGAGGCAGTGGGAACAAGGATCACAGTTCTTGATGGAGCAAGCACAGCACTTTGATA TCGCTTCGCTGTTGTCATGTCTCCATCAACTGCGTACCGAGAACGTTCGTCTCGAGGAGCACGTCGGCAGCCTGCTGCAGCGCCGAGATCATTTGCTAGCCGTTAACGCTCGGCTAGCTATACCGCTCACTACTG ACATGGTAGATGGGGACAGATGTTACAATTCAAGTGATGTACCATTGCGCAGTGACGACTGGGCCGCCCGAGCCGAGCCGTGGGCCGCGCGAGAACGGCCCGCAAATGCAGgtccgcccgccgccgccgccggtcCGCGCTACCGAGACCGTCACCTCGGACCGACCCCACCAG CTTATAATGCGTGA
- the LOC113495601 gene encoding protein AF-10-like isoform X9, whose product MIVDTTYLYVHLFRLFPQGCKQQFHVTCAQGLGLLCEEAGNYLDNVKYCGYCQHHYSKLFTNHDVTIIAKKKGGNVKTIPPYKPVSHDSQSSDSSCEKEGEASCSNASGGVTPTHAGKSKGPGRKSSSSTSHVVLGKNTPNSSKPLDLMLNEAAAESGHATRKHKSSEKNKKKPSPSRRGSSAGDGGSGSKSSTPAPSPQHTTDSNSAQMAKASGSSTPAGPSKATPPPVASPSANKTVEPVGVISSVAQAVASVSTITTVPTSAPSAPATPAPAPPTAYQESVITNTEFVETKQTKKRKAVSAANNMNTPVDYTSTTPPTGAGEGTSQSSAAWEAAHAPADVQLDSVDKVIKKVKTEGPEGIPVPTSHFASVSAAPPLPPPPPAHSPASNPSPRHLPSPMPGPSGINHVSNIRSPSNPPQGKGDREGPASLLVSVPLPSTSHGLNLTAHSQVPLPEMPGPSSSHIFHQPQKQAAMDTGMPAHSPHVHPGRSWGGLNVAYEHQQDPNKQGNVGVMAGTSKDMSAVNIVPMPPTTVRTKKRAAMATSVVAMANAASSAIQTVTTHSAPNVRRHPQPTPPPIYSETIKDSPPNSPNAERSLQPKMETRLNPSCTAPHMLGNELNPESGAAACLQEQLTAELAAHAAGSAGGDTLIPPPLINKAAPRHTLYGSSGIVGRSSGAQSLDQLLERQWEQGSQFLMEQAQHFDNDVCTVASLLSCLHQLRTENVRLEEHVGSLLQRRDHLLAVNARLAIPLTTDMVDGDRCYNSSDVPLRSDDWAARAEPWAARERPANAGPPAAAAGPRYRDRHLGPTPPAYNA is encoded by the exons ATGATTGTCGACACTACGTATCTGTACGTGCACTTATTTCGATTATTTCCTCAAGGTTGCAAGCAACAATTTCACGTGACATGCGCGCAAGGGCTAGGCTTGCTCTGCGAAGAGGCTGGCAACTACCTGGACAACGTAAAATACTGCGGTTACTGCCAACACCATTACAGTAAACTG ttCACCAATCATGATGTCACCATCATCGCCAAG AAAAAAGGCGGTAACGTAAAGACGATCCCGCCGTACAAGCCGGTGTCGCACGACAGTCAGTCGAGCGACTCGAGCTGCGAGAAGGAGGGCGAAGCCTCGTGCTCGAACGCTAGCGGAGGCGTCACGCCCACGCACGCCGGCAAGTCCAAAGGG CCGGGTCGCAAGTCATCATCCAGCACGAGCCACGTTGTGCTAGGCAAGAACACGCCGAATTCTTCTAAGCCTCTGG ACTTAATGTTAAATGAAGCCGCTGCGGAATCCGGACATGCCACTCGCAAACACAAGTCTTCagaaaaaa ATAAGAAGAAGCCGTCTCCTTCTCGCCGCGGGTCGTCGGCCGGTGACGGTGGGTCCGGCAGCAAGAGCAGCACGCCGGCACCCTCGCCGCAACACACAACTGACTCCAACTCCGCTCAGATGGCTAAAG CGTCCGGTAGCTCAACGCCCGCCGGTCCATCGAAGGCAACCCCGCCGCCTGTGGCCTCGCCCAGCGCTAACAAGACAGTGGAACCCGTCGGAGTCATCAGTTCCGTTGCACAAGCCGTGGCTTCTGTCTCAACCATCACAACCGTTCCTACTAG TGCCCCGAGCGCGCCAGCTACACCAGCCCCTGCGCCGCCCACCGCTTACCAAGAGTCTGTGATCACGAACACCGAGTTTGTGGAGACCAAACAAACTAAGAAGAGGAAGGCTGTGTCAGCAGCTAACAACATGAACACGCCCGTCGATTACACATCCACCACTCCACCGACTGGG GCGGGTGAGGGCACTTCACAGAGCAGTGCCGCTTGGGAGGCTGCTCACGCACCGGCTGACGTACAGCTGGATTCCGTtgacaaagttattaaaaag GTCAAAACTGAAGGTCCAGAAGGTATACCTGTACCGACCTCGCACTTTGCTAGTGtgagcgccgcgccgccgctgccgccgccaCCGCCCGCTCACAGCCCAGCTTCGAACCCTAGTCCAAG ACATCTGCCTAGTCCGATGCCGGGGCCAAGCGGAATAAACCATGTCTCCAATATTCGATCTCCGTCGAACCCACCACAG GGCAAAGGCGATCGCGAGGGGCCCGCATCGCTTCTCGTGTCGGTGCCGTTGCCTTCCACCAGCCACGGACTCAACCTCACCGCGCATTCACAG GTGCCGCTGCCAGAAATGCCCGGGCCGTCGTCATCGCATATATTCCACCAGCCACAGAAACAA GCGGCTATGGACACGGGCATGCCAGCACATTCACCGCACGTACATCCCGGTCGCTCTTGGGGAGGTCTCAACGTTGCCTACGAACATCAACAGGATCCCAACAAGCAAGG AAACGTGGGCGTGATGGCTGGTACCAGCAAGGATATGAGTGCTGTGAACATCGTCCCCATGCCGCCGACCACAGTACGGACGAAGAAACGTGCTGCCATGGCCACGTCAGTCGTTGCTATGGCTAATGCTGCATCCTCTGCTATAC AAACGGTGACGACACACAGCGCGCCGAACGTCCGTCGTCATCCGCAGCCGACGCCGCCGCCAATCTACTCCGAGACCATCAAAGATTCCCCTCCTAACTCTCCGA ACGCTGAGAGATCACTGCAGCCAAAGATGGAGACCAG GTTGAATCCGTCGTGCACGGCGCCGCACATGTTGGGCAACGAGTTGAACCCGGAGAGCGGCGCAGCGGCTTGCTTGCAAGAACAGCTGACGGCTGAGCTGGCCGCACACGCCGCTGGGAGCGCGGGAGGCGATACCCTCATTCCGCCGCCGCTGATCAACAAAGCTGCCCCG CGGCACACGCTTTAC GGTTCGAGTGGTATTGTGGGGCGCTCGTCCGGCGCCCAGAGCTTGGATCAGCTGCTCGAGAGGCAGTGGGAACAAGGATCACAGTTCTTGATGGAGCAAGCACAGCACTTTGATA ATGACGTGTGCACAGTCGCTTCGCTGTTGTCATGTCTCCATCAACTGCGTACCGAGAACGTTCGTCTCGAGGAGCACGTCGGCAGCCTGCTGCAGCGCCGAGATCATTTGCTAGCCGTTAACGCTCGGCTAGCTATACCGCTCACTACTG ACATGGTAGATGGGGACAGATGTTACAATTCAAGTGATGTACCATTGCGCAGTGACGACTGGGCCGCCCGAGCCGAGCCGTGGGCCGCGCGAGAACGGCCCGCAAATGCAGgtccgcccgccgccgccgccggtcCGCGCTACCGAGACCGTCACCTCGGACCGACCCCACCAG CTTATAATGCGTGA
- the LOC113495601 gene encoding nucleolar protein dao-5-like isoform X3: MIVDTTYLYVHLFRLFPQGCKQQFHVTCAQGLGLLCEEAGNYLDNVKYCGYCQHHYSKLFTNHDVTIIAKKKGGNVKTIPPYKPVSHDSQSSDSSCEKEGEASCSNASGGVTPTHAGKSKGPGRKSSSSTSHVVLGKNTPNSSKPLDLMLNEAAAESGHATRKHKSSEKNKKKPSPSRRGSSAGDGGSGSKSSTPAPSPQHTTDSNSAQMAKASGSSTPAGPSKATPPPVASPSANKTVEPVGVISSVAQAVASVSTITTVPTSAPSAPATPAPAPPTAYQESVITNTEFVETKQTKKRKAVSAANNMNTPVDYTSTTPPTGAGEGTSQSSAAWEAAHAPADVQLDSVDKVIKKVKTEGPEGIPVPTSHFASVSAAPPLPPPPPAHSPASNPSPRHLPSPMPGPSGINHVSNIRSPSNPPQGKGDREGPASLLVSVPLPSTSHGLNLTAHSQVPLPEMPGPSSSHIFHQPQKQAAMDTGMPAHSPHVHPGRSWGGLNVAYEHQQDPNKQGNVGVMAGTSKDMSAVNIVPMPPTTVRTKKRAAMATSVVAMANAASSAIQTVTTHSAPNVRRHPQPTPPPIYSETIKDSPPNSPNAERSLQPKMETRIRRRKQVFNNLRPNNDTVFASLINGKCNKKKIREKNNQLKIIAGESALDNVLSKAGYDVPEKSPEVTVRGTHERKKPTKTKRQKKKKAETLGVKIKIERIDESVEEKTEVCNQQEATSIINIHHEQLLRDKALEDTNQIHNGSKATSMVEKTAERTVEEENVKERYRECERSKREKVKRLLRQLNPSCTAPHMLGNELNPESGAAACLQEQLTAELAAHAAGSAGGDTLIPPPLINKAAPGSSGIVGRSSGAQSLDQLLERQWEQGSQFLMEQAQHFDNDVCTVASLLSCLHQLRTENVRLEEHVGSLLQRRDHLLAVNARLAIPLTTDMVDGDRCYNSSDVPLRSDDWAARAEPWAARERPANAGPPAAAAGPRYRDRHLGPTPPAYNA, translated from the exons ATGATTGTCGACACTACGTATCTGTACGTGCACTTATTTCGATTATTTCCTCAAGGTTGCAAGCAACAATTTCACGTGACATGCGCGCAAGGGCTAGGCTTGCTCTGCGAAGAGGCTGGCAACTACCTGGACAACGTAAAATACTGCGGTTACTGCCAACACCATTACAGTAAACTG ttCACCAATCATGATGTCACCATCATCGCCAAG AAAAAAGGCGGTAACGTAAAGACGATCCCGCCGTACAAGCCGGTGTCGCACGACAGTCAGTCGAGCGACTCGAGCTGCGAGAAGGAGGGCGAAGCCTCGTGCTCGAACGCTAGCGGAGGCGTCACGCCCACGCACGCCGGCAAGTCCAAAGGG CCGGGTCGCAAGTCATCATCCAGCACGAGCCACGTTGTGCTAGGCAAGAACACGCCGAATTCTTCTAAGCCTCTGG ACTTAATGTTAAATGAAGCCGCTGCGGAATCCGGACATGCCACTCGCAAACACAAGTCTTCagaaaaaa ATAAGAAGAAGCCGTCTCCTTCTCGCCGCGGGTCGTCGGCCGGTGACGGTGGGTCCGGCAGCAAGAGCAGCACGCCGGCACCCTCGCCGCAACACACAACTGACTCCAACTCCGCTCAGATGGCTAAAG CGTCCGGTAGCTCAACGCCCGCCGGTCCATCGAAGGCAACCCCGCCGCCTGTGGCCTCGCCCAGCGCTAACAAGACAGTGGAACCCGTCGGAGTCATCAGTTCCGTTGCACAAGCCGTGGCTTCTGTCTCAACCATCACAACCGTTCCTACTAG TGCCCCGAGCGCGCCAGCTACACCAGCCCCTGCGCCGCCCACCGCTTACCAAGAGTCTGTGATCACGAACACCGAGTTTGTGGAGACCAAACAAACTAAGAAGAGGAAGGCTGTGTCAGCAGCTAACAACATGAACACGCCCGTCGATTACACATCCACCACTCCACCGACTGGG GCGGGTGAGGGCACTTCACAGAGCAGTGCCGCTTGGGAGGCTGCTCACGCACCGGCTGACGTACAGCTGGATTCCGTtgacaaagttattaaaaag GTCAAAACTGAAGGTCCAGAAGGTATACCTGTACCGACCTCGCACTTTGCTAGTGtgagcgccgcgccgccgctgccgccgccaCCGCCCGCTCACAGCCCAGCTTCGAACCCTAGTCCAAG ACATCTGCCTAGTCCGATGCCGGGGCCAAGCGGAATAAACCATGTCTCCAATATTCGATCTCCGTCGAACCCACCACAG GGCAAAGGCGATCGCGAGGGGCCCGCATCGCTTCTCGTGTCGGTGCCGTTGCCTTCCACCAGCCACGGACTCAACCTCACCGCGCATTCACAG GTGCCGCTGCCAGAAATGCCCGGGCCGTCGTCATCGCATATATTCCACCAGCCACAGAAACAA GCGGCTATGGACACGGGCATGCCAGCACATTCACCGCACGTACATCCCGGTCGCTCTTGGGGAGGTCTCAACGTTGCCTACGAACATCAACAGGATCCCAACAAGCAAGG AAACGTGGGCGTGATGGCTGGTACCAGCAAGGATATGAGTGCTGTGAACATCGTCCCCATGCCGCCGACCACAGTACGGACGAAGAAACGTGCTGCCATGGCCACGTCAGTCGTTGCTATGGCTAATGCTGCATCCTCTGCTATAC AAACGGTGACGACACACAGCGCGCCGAACGTCCGTCGTCATCCGCAGCCGACGCCGCCGCCAATCTACTCCGAGACCATCAAAGATTCCCCTCCTAACTCTCCGA ACGCTGAGAGATCACTGCAGCCAAAGATGGAGACCAG GATAAGGCGTAGGAAGCAGGTATTTAACAACCTTAGACCAAACAACGATACTGTGTTCGCATCATTAATCAATggaaaatgcaataaaaagaaaataagagaGAAGAACAACCAGCTGAAAATAATAGCTGGAGAATCAGCTTTAGACAATGTTCTAAGTAAAGCCGGATATGATGTACCAGAAAAGTCCCCCGAAGTCACTGTTAGAGGAACCCACGAAAGAAAGAAacctacaaaaacaaaacgacagaaaaaaaagaaagctGAGACATTAGGAGTCAAAATAAAGATCGAAAGAATCGATGAATCGGTGGAAGAAAAGACCGAAGTATGTAACCAGCAAGAAGCAACATCTATAATCAATATCCACCACGAACAGCTGCTAAGAGACAAGGCATTAGAAGACACAAACCAAATACACAACGGAAGCAAGGCTACAAGCATGGTCGAAAAAACTGCCGAAAGGACTGTGGAAGAAGAAAACGTAAAAGAAAGATACAGAGAATGCGAACGTTCAAAAAGAGAAAAAGTGAAACGGTTGTTACGCCA GTTGAATCCGTCGTGCACGGCGCCGCACATGTTGGGCAACGAGTTGAACCCGGAGAGCGGCGCAGCGGCTTGCTTGCAAGAACAGCTGACGGCTGAGCTGGCCGCACACGCCGCTGGGAGCGCGGGAGGCGATACCCTCATTCCGCCGCCGCTGATCAACAAAGCTGCCCCG GGTTCGAGTGGTATTGTGGGGCGCTCGTCCGGCGCCCAGAGCTTGGATCAGCTGCTCGAGAGGCAGTGGGAACAAGGATCACAGTTCTTGATGGAGCAAGCACAGCACTTTGATA ATGACGTGTGCACAGTCGCTTCGCTGTTGTCATGTCTCCATCAACTGCGTACCGAGAACGTTCGTCTCGAGGAGCACGTCGGCAGCCTGCTGCAGCGCCGAGATCATTTGCTAGCCGTTAACGCTCGGCTAGCTATACCGCTCACTACTG ACATGGTAGATGGGGACAGATGTTACAATTCAAGTGATGTACCATTGCGCAGTGACGACTGGGCCGCCCGAGCCGAGCCGTGGGCCGCGCGAGAACGGCCCGCAAATGCAGgtccgcccgccgccgccgccggtcCGCGCTACCGAGACCGTCACCTCGGACCGACCCCACCAG CTTATAATGCGTGA